From a single Nothobranchius furzeri strain GRZ-AD chromosome 7, NfurGRZ-RIMD1, whole genome shotgun sequence genomic region:
- the snx7 gene encoding sorting nexin-7: protein MSGHTVPADISDHMLDLDEDEDLEVYSKNTTLADGGTMPNSPGSMVNQYQLEEDEEDHQDVKTKDIFVCVDNPESHITAIETFITYRVVTKTSRSEFDSSEYEVHRRYQDFVWLRSRLEENYPTLIVHPLPEKFVMKGMVERFNDDFIETRRKALHRFLNKICEHPVLSYSQHFKAFLTAQDLGPYKKQGPGFLSRMGETMRAVAISVRGLRTKPEEFTVMQEYIDHFSTKICSVDKVTQRIIKEQKEYMDELKQYSPSYLQWAELEEELAEPLKGVGNCIERCSKETEDQIQHLSEVLLPTLHEYVLCADTLKAVMRRRDNIQAEYEVKNEALVSRRVEQEGLQEEVEDLAGRVEQANSALRGDWTLWRNVMRTDLKSAFVSAADRNVEYYEKCLAVWESFLLSQRGESVEQTDWEHGS from the exons ATGAGTGGACACACGGTCCCTGCGGACATCTCAGACCACATGTTGGACTTGGACGAGGACGAAGACCTGGAGGTTTACAGTAAG AACACCACCCTGGCTGATGGAGGCACCATGCCCAACTCTCCTGGATCAATGGTCAACCAGTACCAACTggaagaggatgaggaggatCACCAGGATGTCAAAACTAAAGACATCTTTGTCTGTGTCGACAACCCAGAGAGCCACATCACTGCTATCGAGACCTTCATCACGTACAGAGTGGTGACCAAG ACTAGCCGGAGTGAATTTGACTCCAGCGAATATGAAGTACATCGGCGCTACCAGGACTTTGTGTGGCTCCGAAGCCGGCTGGAGGAGAACTACCCAACACTGATTGTTCAT CCTCTCCCAGAGAAGTTTGTGATGAAAGGCATGGTGGAGCGTTTCAACGATGACTTCATCGAGACCCGGAGGAAAGCCCTGCACCGCTTCCTCAACAAGATCTGTGAGCATCCTGTCCTGTCCTACAGCCAGCACTTCAAAGCTTTCCTCACCGCTCAG GATTTAGGTCCCTACAAGAAACAGGGTCCAGGCTTTCTGAGCCGGATGGGGGAGACGATGAGGGCTGTGGCCATCTCGGTGCGAGGACTGAGGACTAAGCCAGAGGAGTTCACTGTCATGCAGGAGTACATCGACCACTTCAGTACTAAAATTTGCTCTGTGGACAAAGTCACCCAAAGGATCATCAAGGAACAAAAAG AGTATATGGACGAACTGAAGCAGTACAGCCCCTCCTACCTCCAGTGGGCAGAATTGGAAGAAGAGCTGGCAGAACCATTGAAAGGTGTAGGCAACTGCATAGAGCGATGCAGTAAGGAAACTGAGGATCAGATCCAGCACCTGTCTGAAGTCCTGCTCCCCACCCTGCATGAGTATGTCCTCTGTGCCGACACTTTGAAG GCTGTGATGAGACGCAGAGACAACATCCAGGCCGAGTATGAGGTGAAGAACGAGGCCTTGGTGTCGAGGAGAGTCGAACAAGAAGGA ctgcaggaggaggtggaggatctGGCAGGCCGAGTGGAGCAGGCCAACAGCGCCCTGAGGGGGGACTGGACCCTCTGGAGGAACGTTATGAGAACTGACCTCAAGTCAGCCTTCGTCTCTGCAGCTGACAGGAATGTGGAATACTATGAGAAG TGTCTGGCTGTATGGGAGTCCTTCCTCTTGTCTCAGAGAGGAGAGTCTGTGGAGCAGACGGACTGGGAACATGGCTCTTAA